A window from Canis lupus familiaris isolate Mischka breed German Shepherd chromosome 18, alternate assembly UU_Cfam_GSD_1.0, whole genome shotgun sequence encodes these proteins:
- the LOC119877218 gene encoding olfactory receptor 4C46-like, producing MEIRNNVTEFVLLGLTENPKMQKIIFVVFLVIYIVSVVGNVLTVVTITASPLSGSPMYFFLAYLSLIDACYSSVNTPTLIIESLREKKTIPFNACIIQIFGEHFFGGADVILLTVMAYDRYVAICKPLHYMTIMNRRLCGLLMAVVWVGGFLHAAIQILFIIPLPFCGPNVIDHFICDLNPLLNLACTDTHTLGFFVAANSGFICVLNFLLLMVSYVVILRSLKNHSLEARRKALSTCVSHITVVVLFFVPCIFVYMRPAATLSIDKAVAVFYTTITPMLNPLIYTLRNDQMKNAIRKLCSRNASVGDK from the coding sequence ATGGAGATTAGGAACAACGTGACAGAATTTGTGCTACTGGGGCTCACAGAGAATCCAAAGATGCAGAAAATCATATTTGTTGTGTTTCTGGTCATCTACATCGTCTCTGTGGTAGGAAATGTGCTCACCGTGGTCACTATCACTGCCAGCCCATTATCGGGGTCCCCCATGTACTTTTTCCTGGCCTATCTCTCCCTCATTGATGCCTGCTATTCTTCTGTCAATACCCCCACCCTCATCATAGAGTCACTCCGTGAAAAGAAGACCATCCCATTCAATGCATGCATAATCCAAATCTTTGGGGAACATTTCTTTGGAGGTGCTGATGTCATCCTGCTTActgtgatggcctatgaccgctatgtggccatctgcaagccactGCACTACATGACCATCATGAATCGGCGGCTATGTGGCCTGCTCATGGCAGTGGTGTGGGTGGGAGGCTTTCTTCATGCAGCCATACAGATCCTCTTTATCATCCCACTACCCTTCTGTGGCCCTAACGTCATAGATCACTTTATATGTGATCTGAATCCTTTGCTCAATCTTGCCTGCACTGATACCCACACTCTTGGGTTCTTTGTTGCTGCCAACAGTGGTTTCATCTGTGTCTTAAACTTCCTCCTCCTCATGGTTTCCTATGTGGTCATTCTGCGCTCCCTAAAGAACCACAGCTTGGAGGCGAGGCGCAAAGCcctctccacctgtgtctctcacATCACAGTGGTCGTCCTATTCTTTGTGCCCTGCATATTTGTGTACATGAGACCCGCAGCTACTTTATCCATTGATAAAGCAGTTGCAGTGTTCTATACTACAATAACTCCCATGTTAAATCCTTTAATCTATACCTTGAGAAATGACCagatgaaaaatgccattaggaAACTGTGTAGTAGGAATGCTAGTGTGGGTGACAAATAA